From a region of the Triticum aestivum cultivar Chinese Spring chromosome 7D, IWGSC CS RefSeq v2.1, whole genome shotgun sequence genome:
- the LOC123164783 gene encoding uncharacterized protein, which translates to MAGEPRATQDEEAELDAAWRARQESMAALQKTMMEMFAGPAAELLRPDQHLLPEPAALKKTLQDVRKDLPTPEPWWLPEHLAARETALAGQETTAALCEAVEALHGDLDADGSVDACLIERLAKAILAEYQAREADYEAQQALHQALRVFKSLICLVKFSAAAPC; encoded by the exons ATGGCGGGGGAGCCGCGTgcaacgcaagatgaagaagccgAGTTAGACGCGGCCTGGCGTGCAAGGCAAGAGTCGATGGCGGCGCTGCAGAAGACGATGATGGAGATGTTCGCCGGGCCGGCGGCCGAGCTGCTGCGGCCGGACCAACATCTCCTGCCCGAGCCGGCGGCGTTGAAGAAGACCCTCCAGG ATGTGCGCAAGGACCTGCCAACACCCGAGCCGTGGTGGCTGCCGGAGCATCTCGCGGCGCGTGAGACCGCGCTGGCGGGGCAGGAAACCACGGCGGCGCTGTGCGAAGCCGTGGAGGCGCTGCACGGCGACCTCGACGCAGATGGATCAGTCGACGCGTGTCTTATCGAACGCCTGGCCAAGGCGATTCTGGCGGAGTACCAAGCCAGAGAGGCGGACTACGAAGCCCAGCAAGCGCTGCACCAAGCCCTCCGGGTGTTCAA GAGTCTGATATGCTTGGTCAAGTTTAGTGCAGCCGCCCCCTGTTAA